The nucleotide window GCAGGAATTAAGCTTGCGGGCACCAATGTGCGATTACGACTGCTCAATTCTCATATTAAAAACACCGCTATCGGCATATTAACTGACAACCGCGGCGGAGGAATTATTGTTGATAATAGTTTGATCGAGAATACTGGCCGTTACAATAAATCAAGACGGCTGGGCCATGGCTTATATGCTGGCGAAATTGATTCGGTAATTTTTCGCAACAGTACTATTAAGTCAGCATTCGGTAAAGGCCATTTATTTAAAAGCCGCGCAGCTAATACTTTAATAGAAAACAGTAATATAATAGGATTGAACGGTCGTTACTCACGAATAATTGATTTTCCGTGTGGCGGCTCTTTAGTGGTTAAAAACAGCACGCTACATCATGGGAAATTCACTGATAATTCTGATTTGTTTAGTATTGGCACTGAGAAAAAACACTGCAAAAAACAGATCCCAGCTTCTACCGTGATCATGACTGATAACTGGATTATTATCGACCGTGAACGGACAGACGACGAACCAGGTAAGAATAGAGGTCCCACCCGCTTATTTACTTGGCATGCCCCAATTGAACAAGCATTGATCACTGGCAACACGATTATAGAAAAGACCGGTCAGTTAAAATATGATGCTAAAGGGCGAATATCCGGACTAAAAAGTAAAAATAATTTCTTTTTAAGTCGTAAATCCGCGGGCTTAACTTCGCAAGGGTTACCATTGCGTCACTAGCAACGTGAATAGCGTCGACAGCCTTGGTGCTGTCGACGCTATTCATATTAACCATAAATCGTTGGAATTGCCTGACGTTTATGTTGGGTCCGTTGGTAAATAGCAATTAAGCGCGCTTCAATATCGGCCCTAACCGTCTTGCCTTCAAGGAAATCATCAATTTCATCGTAGGTAATGCCCAGTGCTTCTTCGTCTGTTAATTGAGGTTTATCACACTCTAGATCTGCGGTGGGTGCCTTGCTTACTAATAACGTCGGCGCACCTAATTGGGTTGCTAAAGCTCTGACCTGACGCTTATTAAGGCCAAACAGTGGTGCAAGATCACAAGCACCATCGCCAAATTTAGTATAAAAACCCGTAATATTTTCAGCAGAGTGGTCAGTGCCGATAACTAGGCCACCAGTGAGCCCTGCGACATGATATTGCGCTGACATTCGCATTCTTGCTTTTAAGTTACCTTTAATGAAATCACGATTAACCTGGCTACTAACGGCTATCTTATTAAGATCGCACTCAGCGACTAAGCTTTCGGTCGCATTTTTAATATTGACGGTGATAGCCTGGCTTGGCGAGATAAATTCGATAGCCAGTTGTGCTTCGGCTTCATCTTGCTGAACGCCATAAGGCAGACGTACCGCATAAAATTGATAAGCAGATTCAGACTGACCTTGATTGAGTTTATCAATAGCCAATTGAGCCAACTTGCCCGTTAATGTTGAATCAATGCCACCACTAATACCTAATACCAGTGATTTTGCGCCACTGTTAACGAGTTGCTTGCTGATAAAATCAACCCGACGATTTATTTCAAGCTCAAGATCAATTGTCGGTAATACTCGCATTTCATCTAATATTGTTTGTTTCATCTTAATTCTTTTCATCTCGAGTTAGCCCTGATGCCATAATGCCAAAGCCTCGGCTATTGCGGGATCTTGCGGGTATAAAGTTAAGCTTGGTGCTAACGTATGGTTAAACAAATAAGCAACGGCAAGCGGATTAATATTATGAACCGAGCATATAAGCGTTGGTGCTGCTTAGCTAATGCGCTTGAGTCCATTGGCAATCGTTTGACACGACATTAGCGTCGGCATGACGCAACCGCCCTGGCAATAAATACAAACTAAGTGTTTTAGGAAATAATTTTAAGATCTCTTTCACAAGTTACTTCAGGGGCCCAACGATTGGGATTTCTTTACCAGATAATTTACCATTGTTGGGCCTTAACAACCACTTGTTTCCTATGATATCTTGCCGATAAGCTTGGCAAGATATCAAAGGACTGTGCGGTCAAAATTTGCAGTCGTGAACAATACAATGCGGCACAGGGTTTAGATTGGTGGCCAGCGCGATAATACAAACCTGCGAGTAGGTTATCGTTAATCTGCGGCAGCCCCGGAACCAAATTTTCAACTAAATTATCGCTGATCCGTCCCTTTAGGTTCAGAATGTGTCGAAATAATGTTCTGATATCACAAGCCGAGCACATAAATTTCACATCATCAACACCTGTAGTGGCGCTCGTATACATTACAAATATAAACACTATATTGAAATATAGTGTCCAACTGATGGAAGTTGACCAGCACCTAACCTGATAGTTAAGCAGTTTTAACTTAAACTGGTAAATAGTGAACTAAAGCGGGATAAAAAATTAGTAGATAAGCAAACAACGAATTATAATGGCGGTTAATTAATTTTTGTTACGGAACACATTTTGTCTTTCACTAATTTTGGCTTAGATCAGCGGATCATCACGGCGTTACAACACCTAGATTTTAACCAACCTACCCCGGTTCAAGAACAGGCAATTCCAGTTGCAATCGCTGGCAAAGATATTCTGGCTTCATCGCAGACGGGATCAGGAAAAACAATCGCTTTTCTATTGCCTATTATGCAAAGATTGTTGCGAACAAAAGCTTTCTCAAAACGCGATCCTCGTGCACTTATATTGGCACCAACCCGCGAATTGGCGAATCAGGTCTATACTGATTTTAGAAAATTAGCCAGTGGTAGTCGTCTCAGTGCCAGCCTAATTGTTGGTGGTGAGTCGTTCAATGACCAAGCCAAAGTCTTACGCAAAGAACCTGACATTATTATCGCAACTCCCGGTCGTTTTGCTGATCATTTAAAACACCGTCACATTGCGTTACACGCCTTGGAAGTACTCGTACTTGATGAAGCAGATCGGATGTTAGATCTTGGATTTTCAGCCGATTTAACCACCATTAATGCCAGTGCAGACCACCGAAATCGTCAAACCATGTTATTTTCAGCGACCATCGATGACGTCCAAATTACAAATTTGGCAGTCGAAGTATTGCAAAATGCCCAGCGTATTGAGATTGGTCACTCCACGGACCAACATCAGTCAATTACTCAGCAGCTTTATTTAGCCGATCATGTTGAACATAAAGAAAAATTGTTGCTTGAGCTAACAAAATCACCTTTTGAACAAATATTGATTTTTACCGCGACAAAAGCTGACAGCGGGCGCTTAGCCACATTATTAACCGATCATGGCCTATCTGCATTGCCGTTGCACGGTGATCTCGCCCAAAATGTTCGTAGCAAAACCATGGATGATTTTAAGCGCACCACCATCAAGATATTGGTTGCAACTGATATTGCGGCCCGCGGACTCGACATTAAACACGTTAGCCACGTGATTAACTTTGATTTACCAAAACACCCTGAAGATTACATTCACCGAATTGGCCGAACAGGTCGTGCCGGTAAAACTGGCATTGCAATTTCACTGGTTAGTCGCCGTGATTGGCAAAGCCTTGAACGGATCCAACTGTTACTTAAAAAGACCTTCTCTTTTGAGAAAATAGAAACAATGGTTGCGCGCTTTAAGGGCATTAAACCAGTGAAGCCAAAGAAAGTGGCTAAAAAGTCCAGCCAAGGTCCCAATAAACATTCAAGTAAAAAGACCGGAGCCAATAAAACGAAAGTAAAAGCAAAGAAAGACGATAAGTCATTTGCAAACGCTGTTGAGGTTGGTCACTTACCAATGATGAAGAAGAAAATTAAGCCTAGTACCGAAGAATCTTAAACTCTTTACTTGCTAATTGATTAGTGATTATCACTAATCAATTAGGCGCTTAATAAATAAAAAGAGCGGCTAAGATTAATCTTAGCCGCTCTTTTTATTTCAAATATACGACACTAACAATATTTTATTATGCCCTACTCTCAACTGTTTCCAACACGATAGGTACACTCTCAAGCTTATAAGTCCACTTCTAAGTCAGAACGGGCATAACTGCAACAGGGTAAAAATTCTCCATTGTTCCTCTGGTCACTGTCTATTGCCATAGCATTTGGCGCATGTAGCTCACCACGGATTATTTGGCTATTACAACTGCCGCAAATACCAGCCAAGCAACTATATTCGGGATAAATACCAGCTTCTTCTGCTGCAGCAAGGATGGTTTGATCGCCGGTGATATCAACTTCGATTGCGCTTTTTAAAAATTTCACTTTGTAACTTACACTGCTCTGCGCTAGCTCAACCTCGGTCGTATTAACCACAAAACTTTCCTGTGCATATTGCTCCGGCACTAAACCAAGATCCGTTAACAGCATTTTAGCGTTAGTCATAAAATCGTTGGGACCACAAACAAGCACATCTCGTTTTAGAACATCAGGGCAAATAGCGCTGATCATTGCACCAGATAAACGGCACGAGCGATTGCTTACGCCGAAGTGGTCTAACGCACTTTGGCGAGTAAAGTTACAAGACAAGCTCAAGTTTTGGTTCGATTTGGCCAATTGCTGTAACTGCTCGAAGCATATTAAGTCGGCCTCCGTTTTGGCGCTGTGGTGAAAATGAACATCGATGGCTAATGCCAAGTCAGTAATATATCGCACTATCGACAACATTGGCGTAATGCCAGATCCCGCTGAAATTAACAGTAACTTACTGCGATTATTTTCACCCAAATGAAAATCCCCACTCGCAGCCGAACTGTTTAAAACACTGCCAACTGAAAAGTTATCGTGCAACCAATTAGAGACGATGCCAGCGGTCACTCTTTTTACGGTTATCGATATAACATCGGGTTTCGAAGGGCTCGATGACAGCGTGTAACATCGATTATGTCGTTTGCCCTCGATTATCACTGAAATTGTAATAAACTGACCTGGTAAATAGCTAAATCGCTCGATTAAATCAGCGCAAAAAACAAACGTTTTAACATCTGCTGTTTCAGCGATGATTTGAACACAACGCAATAACTTTGTAGCCCTGGCGCCACTAGCACTGCTAACAGACTTACTGGACAATGCTAATTGCTTAGCTAAACGACGCTCAACAATAGGTGGTTGCCAATTATCTGCATATACCGGTCGCGGTTTAGTTTTTAGTAGTTCAACCTTATCGCCAACGTTGATTGTGCCGTCATTTAACGCCAACATATTTTCCCCAAACATCACCTGAGTACCATTAGCTTGCTGGCGATAAGTGCTTAACGTTTTTAAGGGCTCTAAGCTCGGAGCTAATGTCGCTGTTGCGGGGTCAATAGTTGTAAAAATACAGCGACTGCAAGGTTTAGGTAAATCAAATACCACCTGACCGATCCTTATTTGCGCCCACTCGTCCTCTGCCCATGCTGGCAAGCCACTAATGGTAATATTTGGTCGAAAGTTAGCCATAGCAACGGGTGTAACTAAGCGTTGATTTAAATGAGTAAGCGACTCATCGTTAGTTAGCAATACCGGAAAACCATCGGCAAAGGCAACTTGGTGCTCATCGTGCCCTGCTACTGGCCGATTAGACTGCTCTCCAAAGTACAATAAACGCAGCGGTTCGCCCAATAATTCACTCAGCCATTGATCGGCTACAGCGCCACAGCCCTGACCCGACACGTTATTTCCCCAAACTGACGTTGCATGATAATCAGCCGACAGTGTAGCTAAGTTTACAGTAAGCGTTTCACAGCTCGGATGTTTTAAGACTAATGCATCATCTTGATATTGACAGACTATAGTGGTTATTTTCGGGTGAGTCCGGCCTGTCATAAAAGTGCCATCGATTTTTGTCAGCATAA belongs to Gammaproteobacteria bacterium and includes:
- the nadE gene encoding ammonia-dependent NAD(+) synthetase is translated as MKQTILDEMRVLPTIDLELEINRRVDFISKQLVNSGAKSLVLGISGGIDSTLTGKLAQLAIDKLNQGQSESAYQFYAVRLPYGVQQDEAEAQLAIEFISPSQAITVNIKNATESLVAECDLNKIAVSSQVNRDFIKGNLKARMRMSAQYHVAGLTGGLVIGTDHSAENITGFYTKFGDGACDLAPLFGLNKRQVRALATQLGAPTLLVSKAPTADLECDKPQLTDEEALGITYDEIDDFLEGKTVRADIEARLIAIYQRTQHKRQAIPTIYG
- a CDS encoding DEAD/DEAH box helicase yields the protein MSFTNFGLDQRIITALQHLDFNQPTPVQEQAIPVAIAGKDILASSQTGSGKTIAFLLPIMQRLLRTKAFSKRDPRALILAPTRELANQVYTDFRKLASGSRLSASLIVGGESFNDQAKVLRKEPDIIIATPGRFADHLKHRHIALHALEVLVLDEADRMLDLGFSADLTTINASADHRNRQTMLFSATIDDVQITNLAVEVLQNAQRIEIGHSTDQHQSITQQLYLADHVEHKEKLLLELTKSPFEQILIFTATKADSGRLATLLTDHGLSALPLHGDLAQNVRSKTMDDFKRTTIKILVATDIAARGLDIKHVSHVINFDLPKHPEDYIHRIGRTGRAGKTGIAISLVSRRDWQSLERIQLLLKKTFSFEKIETMVARFKGIKPVKPKKVAKKSSQGPNKHSSKKTGANKTKVKAKKDDKSFANAVEVGHLPMMKKKIKPSTEES
- a CDS encoding MOSC domain-containing protein; this translates as MSNAYVSSLAIYPLKSAAAIACQSVEVINTGLLGDRRFMLTKIDGTFMTGRTHPKITTIVCQYQDDALVLKHPSCETLTVNLATLSADYHATSVWGNNVSGQGCGAVADQWLSELLGEPLRLLYFGEQSNRPVAGHDEHQVAFADGFPVLLTNDESLTHLNQRLVTPVAMANFRPNITISGLPAWAEDEWAQIRIGQVVFDLPKPCSRCIFTTIDPATATLAPSLEPLKTLSTYRQQANGTQVMFGENMLALNDGTINVGDKVELLKTKPRPVYADNWQPPIVERRLAKQLALSSKSVSSASGARATKLLRCVQIIAETADVKTFVFCADLIERFSYLPGQFITISVIIEGKRHNRCYTLSSSPSKPDVISITVKRVTAGIVSNWLHDNFSVGSVLNSSAASGDFHLGENNRSKLLLISAGSGITPMLSIVRYITDLALAIDVHFHHSAKTEADLICFEQLQQLAKSNQNLSLSCNFTRQSALDHFGVSNRSCRLSGAMISAICPDVLKRDVLVCGPNDFMTNAKMLLTDLGLVPEQYAQESFVVNTTEVELAQSSVSYKVKFLKSAIEVDITGDQTILAAAEEAGIYPEYSCLAGICGSCNSQIIRGELHAPNAMAIDSDQRNNGEFLPCCSYARSDLEVDL